The following coding sequences lie in one Arachis ipaensis cultivar K30076 chromosome B03, Araip1.1, whole genome shotgun sequence genomic window:
- the LOC107633734 gene encoding non-classical arabinogalactan protein 30, producing MKPPILSTYTASLLLFFTHFLCLLKKMALPVLLLLSSFLTVFAQDLHTIPPSSPSSPHHPPPAPVAHHHLPPTPTPTPLHPPHYTPTPAPAHPPVHSPAPVPHPPVSPVPRSFVAVQGVVYVKSCKYASVDTLLGALPLLDATVKLQCNNTRYKLVQTAKTDKNGYFFLEAPKSITTYGAHKCNVVLVSAPNGLKPSNLHGGITGALLRPQKPYVSDSKLPFFLYTVGPLAFQPNCPK from the exons ATGAAACCACCCATACTTTCAACATACACTGCTTCACTTCTTCTGTTCTTCACTCACTTTCTTTGTTTGCTTAAGAAAATGGCACTACCAGTTCTACTCCTTCTGAGCTCCTTCCTCACTGTTTTTGCTCAAGACCTTCACACTATCCCACCCTCTTCTCCTTCATCACCTCATCACCCCC CACCGGCTCCAGTGGCCCATCACCACCTCCCACCCACACCGACCCCCACTCCTCTCCACCCACCACATTACACTCCCACCCCTGCACCTGCACACCCTCCTGTTCACTCGCCAGCTCCAGTGCCACACCCTCCGGTTTCTCCTGTTCCAAGAAGCTTCGTAGCAGTTCAAGGTGTTGTCTATGTCAAGTCCTGCAAGTATGCTTCTGTTGACACTCTCTTGGGAGCCCTACCTCTCCTTG ATGCCACTGTGAAGCTCCAATGCAACAACACAAGGTACAAGTTGGTCCAAACAGCCAAGACTGACAAGAACGGTTACTTCTTCCTTGAGGCACCAAAGTCCATAACCACCTACGGTGCTCACAAATGCAATGTCGTGTTGGTCAGTGCGCCCAATGGCCTCAAACCCTCTAACCTCCATGGCGGTATCACCGGTGCTCTTCTAAGGCCACAGAAACCCTATGTCTCAGACTCCAAGCTTCCCTTCTTCCTCTACACTGTTGGGCCTCTTGCTTTTCAGCCCAATTGCCCAAAATGA